One stretch of Anguilla anguilla isolate fAngAng1 chromosome 5, fAngAng1.pri, whole genome shotgun sequence DNA includes these proteins:
- the LOC118227450 gene encoding transmembrane protein 266-like: MTDPQAAQQAGISDLEVISQQAEEESQCVAPVQLVGFTYRDLPLAALDLSLAGSQLLSNLDEEDTREGSNWLKPCCGQRAALWQVFLFSAGFNCVLVACVVLVVVLLALELLIDTKLLQFSNAFQFASIVHWISLVILSVFFSETVFRIVILGIWDYIENKVEVFDGAVIVLSLAPMVASTVANGPSSPWDAISLIITLRIWRFKRIIDAYVLQVKVEMELDIQQYEKAKAVREEQLERLTHICQEQAFEIRQLRAHLAQQDLDLAAEREAAMQIHRVWDKQAGGFQVVDGLTPGESDDEGRGGAREPRPPPDSVARDDMNNYISQYYSEPSSDVGVPDTGTRVITTAAIDVHLPDNPSSMSSTVLGASAPVPPPRVASSASDSSVAASRTAGLSSVRGPSVSSHTLSSTTDCSTARQASSDYPTLCCGPLPPGQEPRGLRDPSAVVQELLSSLTGDSCLAQKGLDPVNLKLPSPTGSAETSPELEHRVNIYNKKNQENLSVFQTKPLIHLQASEPPPGEKYRFLDPTTAPAARLPDT, encoded by the exons GGCAGCTCAGCAGGCCGGGATATCAGACCTGGAGGTCATATCCcagcaggcagaggaggagagccAGTGCGTCGCTCCTGTCCAGCTGGTGGGCTTCACCTACAGGGACCTCCCACTGGCCGCCCTGGACCTCTCCCTGGCCGGCTCACAGCTCCTGTCTAACCTGGATGAGGAGGACACCAGAGAAGG GTCTAACTGGCTGAAGCCCTGCTGTGGACAGCGAGCTGCTCTCTGGCAGGTTTTCCTCTTCAGCGCTGGTTTCAACTGCGTCCTGGTGGCCTGTGTGGTCCTGGTGGTGGTCCTGCTGGCCTTGGAGCTTCTTATTGACACCAAACTCCTACAGT TTTCCAACGCGTTCCAGTTTGCCAGCATCGTCCACTGGATCAGCCTGGTCATCCTCTCCGTGTTCTTCTCTGAG ACTGTCTTTAGGATTGTAATCCTAGGGATCTGGGACTACATCGAGAACAAAGTTGAG GTGTTCGACGGTGCTGTTATCGTCCTCTCTCTGGCCCCAATGGTGGCCTCCACTGTTGCCAATGGACCCAGCAGCCCTTGGGATGCCATCAGTCTGATTATCACTTTGCGCATCTGGAGGTTCAAGAGAATCATTGATG CCTATGTGCTCCAGGTGAAGGTGGAGATGGAGCTGGATATCCAGCAGTATGAGAAGGCCAAGGCAGTCAGAGAGGAACAGCTGGAGCGCCTCACCCACATCTGTCAGGAGCAGGCT tttgaGATCAGGCAGCTGCGGGCACACCTGGCCCAGCAGGACCTGGACCTGGCTGCAGAGCGTGAAGCGGCCATGCAGATCCACCGCGTGTGGGACAAGCAGGCCGGGGGCTTCCAAGTGGTGGACGGGCTGACCCCCGGGGAGTCGGACGATGAGGGCCGCGGTGGAGCCAGAGAGCCCCGGCCCCCGCCAG ATTCTGTTGCTCGGGATGACATGAACAACTACATCAGCCAGTACTACAGCGAGCCGAGCAGCG ACGTGGGAGTGCCCGATACGGGCACGCGTGTCATAACCACGGCGGCCATCGACGTGCACCTGCCTGATAACCCCAGCAGCATGTCCTCCACCGTGCTGGGCGCCAGCGCCCCCGTTCCCCCGCCGCGCGTAGCCAGCTCGGCCAGCGACTCCTCCGTGGCCGCGTCCCGCACCGCCGGCCTCTCCTCTGTCCGAGGGCCGAGCGTCAGCAGTCACACGCTCAGCTCCACCACCGACTGCAGCACCGCCCGCCAGGCCTCCTCTGACTACCCCACGCTCTGCTGCGGCCCCCTGCCCCCGGGGCAAGAGCCGCGGGGCCTCCGGGACCCCAGCGCGGTGGTGCAGGAGCTCCTCTCCTCGCTGACGGGGGACTCCTGCCTCGCCCAGAAAGGGCTGGACCCGGTGAACCTGAAGCTGCCCAGCCCCACCGGCTCAGCTGAGACCAGCCCCGAACTGGAGCACAGGGTCAACATCTACAACAAGAAGAACCAGGAGAACCTGAGCGTGTTCCAGACCAAGCCCCTGATCCACCTGCAGGCCAGCGAGCCTCCCCCGGGAGAGAAGTACAGGTTCCTCGACCCCAccaccgcccccgccgcccgccTGCCTGACACAtag